A DNA window from Pseudomonadota bacterium contains the following coding sequences:
- a CDS encoding thiolase family protein: protein MRDAYIVTAVRTPGCKSARGTFKDTRPEDLLSFIVSAAVERTPNIEKKDVEDFAIGCAFPEAEQGLNIGRVGAQIAGFPDETSGFTINRLCSSGLEAIAGATLRVRAGWSEIVIAGGVESMTMVPMAGNLPRPHPEYAKTHAALWGNMGNTAETVATRYNISRQAQDEFAFNSHMKATEALNKKLFKEIVPTPAIKYVMQKDGTFIKETFIIDYDDGIRPQTTVEGLGKLRAVFSVGGTVTAGNSSQTTDAAGAAIIMSEDKVKELGIKPLAKVKCYTTVGCRADEMGVGPKYAIPKLLKIAGVDLKEIGLFEINEAFASQALYCIQELGIDMAKVNIHGGAIALGHPLGATGAKLTATLLSNMREKGVKYGVESMCVGGGMGAAALFELCD, encoded by the coding sequence ATGAGAGATGCATATATAGTAACAGCAGTAAGAACCCCAGGCTGCAAAAGCGCAAGAGGGACTTTTAAGGATACAAGACCGGAAGATCTCCTGTCTTTTATTGTTAGTGCAGCTGTTGAAAGAACACCCAATATTGAAAAGAAAGATGTTGAGGATTTTGCGATTGGTTGTGCTTTTCCTGAAGCCGAACAAGGGCTTAATATCGGTCGTGTTGGCGCACAGATAGCCGGCTTCCCCGATGAAACATCAGGATTTACAATTAACCGTTTATGCTCTTCAGGGCTTGAGGCCATAGCTGGCGCCACCTTAAGGGTAAGGGCAGGATGGTCTGAAATCGTTATTGCAGGCGGTGTGGAATCTATGACCATGGTTCCTATGGCAGGAAATCTTCCAAGACCGCACCCGGAATATGCAAAAACACATGCCGCTCTTTGGGGCAATATGGGAAATACAGCAGAAACAGTGGCAACCCGTTATAATATTTCCCGCCAGGCCCAGGATGAATTTGCGTTTAATTCCCATATGAAGGCTACAGAAGCATTAAACAAGAAGCTTTTTAAAGAGATAGTGCCAACACCTGCAATAAAATATGTTATGCAAAAGGACGGAACTTTTATAAAAGAGACTTTTATAATCGATTATGATGATGGAATCCGGCCTCAAACAACTGTAGAAGGTCTGGGCAAATTAAGGGCTGTTTTTTCTGTGGGCGGTACTGTTACTGCCGGAAACTCTTCACAGACAACCGATGCAGCCGGAGCCGCAATTATAATGAGTGAAGATAAAGTAAAAGAATTAGGTATAAAGCCACTCGCAAAAGTAAAATGCTATACCACGGTCGGCTGTCGTGCCGATGAGATGGGCGTAGGGCCAAAATATGCAATTCCAAAACTATTAAAAATTGCAGGAGTTGATTTAAAAGAAATAGGGTTGTTTGAAATAAACGAAGCATTTGCTTCACAGGCCCTGTACTGCATTCAGGAACTAGGAATTGACATGGCTAAAGTAAACATCCATGGCGGTGCAATTGCTCTTGGTCATCCTCTTGGAGCTACCGGTGCCAAGCTGACCGCGACTCTTTTGTCAAACATGAGGGAAAAAGGCGTTAAATATGGAGTAGAATCAATGTGCGTCGGCGGCGGTATGGGAGCTGCGGCTTTGTTTGAGTTATGTGATTAG
- a CDS encoding enoyl-CoA hydratase/isomerase family protein, whose translation MNYENIIYEVKDSVGFLTVNRPDKLNALNAKVIDEIIHVLAEVKKSEEVKALVVTGSGSKAFVAGADIPEIQAVGLKDGMDFSRRGQEMTRNIEELGKPSIAAVNGLALGGGCELALGCTFRILSENAKLGLPELALGAMPGYGGTQRMSRMIGKSRALWMMLTGDMLDAQEALRIGVANKVVKPEELMDVATETAKKIAKKPSLAVKMAIMSVNHGCEMDLESGLFLESALANVLLGSQDKTEGIAAFMEKRKPIFTGK comes from the coding sequence ATGAACTATGAAAATATCATTTACGAGGTAAAGGACAGTGTCGGGTTTCTAACCGTCAATCGTCCTGACAAGCTTAATGCTCTCAATGCAAAGGTTATTGATGAAATTATTCACGTTCTTGCTGAGGTTAAGAAAAGTGAAGAAGTAAAAGCTCTGGTTGTAACCGGCTCCGGCTCCAAAGCGTTTGTTGCCGGTGCTGACATTCCTGAGATTCAGGCGGTTGGATTAAAAGATGGCATGGATTTTTCGCGAAGAGGCCAGGAAATGACCCGGAATATTGAAGAGCTTGGCAAGCCAAGTATTGCAGCTGTTAATGGATTGGCGCTTGGTGGGGGTTGTGAATTGGCGCTTGGCTGCACATTCAGGATTTTATCAGAAAACGCTAAACTGGGTTTACCTGAACTTGCTTTAGGTGCTATGCCGGGGTATGGAGGGACGCAGCGTATGAGCAGAATGATTGGTAAATCCCGCGCACTTTGGATGATGCTTACAGGGGATATGCTTGATGCCCAGGAAGCCTTGAGAATAGGGGTTGCTAATAAGGTTGTAAAGCCCGAAGAATTGATGGATGTTGCTACTGAGACTGCAAAAAAGATTGCTAAAAAACCATCGTTGGCCGTTAAGATGGCTATAATGTCCGTAAATCATGGATGTGAAATGGATTTGGAATCGGGCTTGTTTCTGGAATCTGCTCTGGCTAATGTTCTATTGGGATCACAGGATAAAACTGAAGGCATAGCGGCGTTTATGGAAAAAAGAAAACCCATCTTTACAGGTAAATAA
- a CDS encoding 3-hydroxyacyl-CoA dehydrogenase/enoyl-CoA hydratase family protein: MMRKIRTAAVIGSGVMGGGIAALIASAGIKTLLLDIVPFDLTDEQKKDPKERNKIVKAGLDSIIKSRPPQLMHKKDADLISIGNLEDDFDKLASCDWIVEVVLENLKIKRDLFTKIEKVRKQGSIVSSNTSGIPLKSMSEGLSDDFKKHFMGIHFFNPVRYMKLLEIIPGAETLPEVLSFMSDFGEKILGKGIVIAKDTPNFIGNRIGVQTMIKSMQLMMEEGLKIHEVDALLGPAIGRPSTAIFKTSDMIGLDTVGHVSKNTYELVVNDEERDTFVIPDFINKMIDKKLLGNKTKAGFYKTEKTPDKKKLKKVINPATLEYEEFGKPDFACLGEAKKARTLSDKLKAIVYADDKGAKYVWKVIANGLIYAATRIPEISDTIIEIDNSMKWGYNYEMGPFETWDAIGVQKSVEMMEKDGLKVPENVKNMLASGITSFYKTENGKISYYDFNTKAYVEYVVSSNIISLAGLKANNKIVKDSKSASIVDLGDGVFCCEFHTKMNALNNEVIDFINESLDYVDQNGAGLVIGNQSGVFSAGADLVPVGALTKEKKFDEIDAMLERIQQAVQRERYSSFPVVAAPYGLTLGGGCEVCLGADRMVVHSELYMGLVEIGVGLIPSGGGCLNLWKKFVSTIPEASIRGIDLAKYFIPAFMAISSAKVSSSAADARSIGFLGPNDRIVFNRDYLIGEAKKEVLKMLDEGYAPPVKRKLLVFGDAAQGMVNVEMLNMFNGKYVSEYDAFLAKRIGIVISGGDVRSNSQIDEEIILKLERQAFIDFLHEEKTVARIDHMLSTGKPLRN, translated from the coding sequence ATTATGAGAAAAATAAGAACTGCCGCTGTTATCGGCTCCGGTGTTATGGGTGGAGGAATAGCAGCACTTATCGCCAGTGCAGGTATCAAGACACTGTTGCTGGATATTGTTCCGTTCGATTTGACAGATGAGCAGAAAAAAGACCCTAAGGAAAGAAATAAAATAGTAAAGGCCGGTTTGGATTCCATTATAAAATCAAGACCACCACAACTTATGCATAAAAAAGATGCCGATCTGATCTCAATAGGAAATCTTGAGGACGATTTTGACAAGCTTGCATCATGTGATTGGATCGTTGAAGTAGTTCTTGAAAATCTTAAAATTAAACGCGATCTTTTCACAAAAATTGAAAAAGTCAGAAAACAAGGCTCCATTGTTTCCTCAAATACTTCCGGTATTCCTTTAAAATCAATGTCGGAAGGACTCAGCGATGATTTTAAAAAACATTTTATGGGGATACATTTTTTCAATCCGGTAAGATATATGAAGCTTCTGGAAATTATACCGGGGGCTGAAACACTTCCGGAAGTGCTTAGCTTCATGTCTGATTTCGGGGAAAAAATCCTTGGTAAAGGAATTGTAATAGCAAAGGATACCCCGAATTTTATTGGAAACAGAATAGGTGTCCAGACTATGATCAAATCCATGCAGCTTATGATGGAAGAAGGTCTTAAGATTCATGAGGTGGATGCTCTCCTTGGGCCTGCCATAGGCAGACCGTCTACAGCGATATTCAAGACTTCCGATATGATAGGCCTTGATACGGTGGGGCATGTTTCAAAAAACACCTATGAGCTTGTTGTAAATGATGAAGAAAGGGATACCTTTGTTATTCCTGATTTCATTAATAAAATGATTGATAAAAAGCTCCTTGGAAATAAAACTAAGGCGGGTTTTTATAAGACTGAAAAAACGCCTGACAAAAAGAAACTTAAAAAGGTGATAAACCCCGCAACATTAGAATATGAAGAATTTGGAAAACCTGATTTTGCCTGCCTTGGAGAAGCAAAAAAAGCAAGAACACTTTCCGATAAATTAAAAGCAATTGTTTATGCTGATGATAAGGGTGCAAAGTATGTATGGAAAGTAATTGCAAACGGACTGATATATGCAGCAACAAGAATTCCGGAAATATCGGATACTATAATTGAAATAGATAACTCAATGAAATGGGGCTACAATTATGAAATGGGTCCCTTTGAAACATGGGATGCCATTGGTGTTCAAAAATCAGTTGAAATGATGGAAAAAGATGGCTTGAAAGTTCCTGAAAATGTGAAAAACATGCTGGCATCAGGAATAACATCATTTTATAAAACCGAAAACGGCAAAATATCCTATTATGATTTTAACACCAAAGCTTATGTTGAATATGTTGTAAGCAGCAATATTATTTCTCTTGCAGGGCTTAAAGCAAATAACAAGATTGTAAAAGACAGCAAATCAGCATCTATTGTAGATCTGGGTGATGGCGTTTTCTGCTGTGAATTTCATACCAAGATGAATGCATTAAATAACGAGGTTATAGATTTCATCAATGAATCTCTTGATTATGTAGATCAGAATGGTGCAGGTCTTGTTATCGGCAATCAATCCGGAGTATTTTCGGCAGGAGCCGATCTGGTTCCGGTTGGAGCACTGACCAAGGAAAAGAAATTTGATGAAATTGATGCTATGCTGGAAAGGATTCAGCAGGCGGTCCAGAGAGAAAGATATTCTTCTTTTCCTGTAGTTGCAGCGCCATATGGTTTAACTCTTGGCGGTGGTTGCGAAGTATGCCTTGGAGCAGACAGGATGGTTGTCCATTCCGAGCTTTATATGGGGCTTGTTGAAATAGGAGTCGGATTAATTCCTTCCGGTGGCGGATGTTTGAATCTCTGGAAAAAATTTGTATCAACAATTCCCGAAGCAAGTATAAGAGGAATCGATCTGGCTAAATATTTTATTCCTGCTTTTATGGCGATTTCATCAGCAAAGGTTTCAAGTTCTGCTGCTGATGCAAGATCTATAGGATTTCTCGGGCCAAATGACAGGATAGTATTTAACCGTGATTATCTTATCGGCGAAGCGAAAAAAGAAGTTTTAAAGATGCTTGATGAAGGTTATGCTCCTCCTGTTAAAAGAAAGCTCTTAGTATTCGGTGATGCAGCCCAGGGCATGGTTAATGTTGAAATGTTAAACATGTTCAATGGAAAATATGTCAGCGAGTATGATGCCTTTCTGGCAAAAAGAATCGGTATTGTAATAAGCGGCGGAGATGTAAGATCAAACAGCCAAATTGATGAAGAAATAATTTTAAAGCTTGAAAGACAGGCCTTTATTGATTTTCTGCATGAAGAAAAAACAGTGGCAAGAATCGATCATATGTTGTCGACAGGCAAGCCTCTTAGAAACTAA
- a CDS encoding PTS sugar transporter subunit IIA has translation MEILIFLAGFTIISLASKQIGHFFAKAELPLITGFLFTGIVAGPYMLGLISIETTEKLRFVDEISLGFIAFAAGNELYLEELKSRFKIITLVTLGLLVFTFSFCTLTIFFLSDFIPFMREMPVDGRLAVSILAGAILVTRSPSSAIAIVNELRAKGPFTQTVLGVTMILDVAVITLYAINSSIANSLLTGLSFDLSFIVIFLVEMSVSLLLGYFVGKLIQYILSRRMQSIIKTGSIILSGYSVFVLSNIIREFTHTRFAFEILLEPLLICMIASFIATNYSKHRLEFSKILHDAGPPVYIAFFTLTGASLSLDVLANTWQIALVLFAVRLVATIFGTFGYGVLAKIPIKANRIGWMSFITQAGLGLGLAKQAVVEFPEWGTPFATIIIAVIVLNQLIGPPMFKWALREAGEAHPRADTPEFDGILSAIIFGLEGQSLALAGSLRSHGWQVQIATLDDSGSNSNGYNDANNSDIEILSITEINIQMLEQLKAEQAEAIIVMLSDEENYKICELAYEHFGTRNLVVRLNNRANFKRFHALGVLIVDPSTAIVSLLDHFVRSPMAVSLLLGMEENQDSVELELRNPSLHGIALRDLRLPADTLIISVRRRGQLLVSHGYTRLEIGDLVTIVGLSKSLKEISLRFDTNREYALLHLIETVTPKELSSNFLEAEVKEIIREETVIPKDRFDRFIEKCKVIDIPHTIDIDELFKLMAKEMAGELDIKADLLFNLISEREKESSTAISPGIAIPHIILEGEHKFDILLARCKEGIHFSESNPMVYAVFALVGTKDERNFHLRALSAIAQIVQDPYFANKWLRAKDEKSLRAIILQSKRKRQE, from the coding sequence ATTGAAATACTAATATTTTTAGCAGGTTTTACAATTATTTCTCTTGCTTCAAAGCAAATAGGACATTTTTTTGCTAAGGCTGAGCTGCCCTTAATTACAGGGTTTCTTTTTACCGGAATTGTTGCCGGACCTTACATGTTAGGGCTCATTTCAATAGAAACTACGGAAAAATTACGTTTTGTTGACGAAATATCCTTAGGATTTATAGCTTTTGCAGCCGGCAACGAACTGTATCTGGAAGAACTTAAAAGTCGTTTTAAAATCATTACATTAGTGACTCTTGGCCTTTTGGTTTTCACTTTTTCATTCTGCACTTTAACTATTTTCTTTTTATCCGATTTTATACCTTTTATGCGTGAAATGCCGGTGGACGGCCGTCTGGCTGTTTCCATACTGGCGGGAGCTATTCTGGTTACTCGCTCTCCATCTTCGGCCATTGCTATTGTTAATGAACTTCGTGCCAAAGGACCTTTTACGCAAACTGTTCTTGGCGTTACAATGATTTTGGATGTAGCGGTAATAACTCTATACGCCATAAATTCTTCAATAGCTAATTCTCTTTTAACTGGCTTAAGCTTTGATTTAAGCTTTATAGTAATATTTTTGGTTGAAATGTCAGTATCACTTTTGCTGGGGTATTTTGTCGGAAAACTTATTCAGTACATTTTGTCCAGGCGGATGCAAAGCATTATAAAAACCGGGAGTATTATACTGTCAGGATACAGTGTTTTCGTATTATCCAATATAATCCGCGAATTTACTCATACCAGATTCGCTTTTGAAATACTTCTGGAACCTTTGCTTATTTGCATGATAGCTAGCTTCATAGCAACCAACTACAGTAAACACCGATTGGAGTTCTCAAAAATTCTTCATGATGCAGGCCCTCCGGTTTACATAGCCTTTTTTACATTAACCGGTGCTTCACTATCACTGGATGTTTTGGCAAATACCTGGCAGATTGCGCTTGTTTTATTCGCTGTTCGTCTGGTTGCCACAATTTTCGGAACTTTTGGGTACGGAGTTCTTGCAAAAATCCCTATAAAAGCAAATCGTATCGGCTGGATGTCTTTTATAACCCAGGCCGGACTCGGCTTGGGTCTTGCGAAACAAGCAGTTGTAGAATTTCCGGAATGGGGAACTCCATTTGCTACAATAATTATCGCAGTTATAGTATTAAACCAGTTAATCGGCCCACCCATGTTTAAATGGGCTCTCAGAGAAGCTGGAGAAGCACATCCGCGTGCAGATACTCCGGAGTTTGACGGTATCTTAAGTGCAATAATATTTGGACTTGAAGGGCAATCGCTTGCTCTTGCCGGATCTTTACGATCTCATGGCTGGCAGGTTCAAATAGCAACATTGGATGACTCAGGCAGTAATAGTAATGGTTATAATGATGCCAACAATTCCGATATTGAAATTTTATCAATAACGGAAATAAATATACAAATGCTGGAGCAATTGAAAGCAGAACAAGCTGAAGCCATTATTGTAATGCTATCTGACGAAGAAAATTATAAGATTTGCGAACTTGCTTATGAGCATTTCGGAACAAGAAATTTGGTAGTACGTTTAAATAATCGGGCCAATTTTAAACGATTCCATGCTCTGGGGGTTTTAATTGTTGACCCTTCGACAGCAATTGTAAGCCTTCTGGATCATTTTGTCCGCTCGCCTATGGCCGTATCACTTTTACTCGGAATGGAAGAAAACCAGGATTCTGTTGAGCTTGAGCTTCGGAATCCAAGCTTACACGGCATTGCGCTTCGTGATTTAAGGCTTCCGGCAGATACACTTATTATATCCGTCCGCCGTCGTGGTCAGTTGCTGGTATCGCATGGATACACCAGGCTTGAAATTGGTGATTTGGTAACCATTGTCGGTTTGTCAAAAAGTCTTAAGGAAATATCTTTACGTTTCGATACAAACAGAGAATATGCTCTTTTGCATCTTATAGAAACTGTTACTCCAAAAGAACTTTCGTCTAACTTTCTTGAAGCGGAAGTAAAAGAAATCATTCGCGAAGAAACTGTTATTCCAAAAGACCGCTTCGACAGATTTATTGAAAAGTGCAAAGTAATCGATATTCCTCATACTATAGACATAGATGAACTGTTTAAGTTGATGGCAAAAGAAATGGCTGGTGAACTTGACATTAAAGCTGATCTTCTTTTCAATTTGATTTCCGAAAGAGAAAAAGAAAGCAGTACAGCAATAAGTCCGGGTATAGCCATACCGCATATTATTTTGGAAGGAGAACATAAATTCGACATCCTTCTTGCCCGTTGCAAAGAAGGAATTCATTTTTCAGAATCAAACCCCATGGTATATGCTGTATTTGCGCTGGTTGGAACCAAAGACGAGCGCAATTTTCATCTTCGTGCTCTTTCTGCTATTGCTCAAATTGTTCAGGATCCATATTTTGCGAATAAATGGTTAAGGGCAAAAGATGAAAAGTCTCTGCGCGCTATTATCTTGCAGTCAAAAAGAAAAAGACAGGAATAA
- a CDS encoding TetR/AcrR family transcriptional regulator: MGKSDLEAKILDTATELFAEHGYVKASVRDIAKLVKGSNSCLYVYFKNKDEILFRIITDVGSELLDELNKVIGKHEDPVECLRNMIVTQILFSINAAKKMKIYLEEQYQLPPSLKEKALDQHRQLYDLYYKKICELEDKGLLYQKIDKVVMTFGVFSNINWVYRWLNPVGRLPVEEVARQMADMLLRSVLKNQPSDI, encoded by the coding sequence ATGGGAAAATCCGATCTTGAAGCTAAAATATTAGATACGGCAACGGAACTTTTTGCTGAACATGGCTATGTCAAAGCATCAGTTCGTGACATCGCCAAACTTGTAAAAGGCAGCAATTCTTGTTTGTATGTTTATTTCAAGAATAAAGATGAAATACTTTTTAGAATTATAACCGATGTAGGATCAGAGCTTTTAGATGAACTTAATAAGGTTATAGGCAAACATGAAGATCCTGTTGAATGTTTGCGTAATATGATAGTCACCCAGATATTGTTTTCAATCAATGCTGCCAAAAAAATGAAAATTTACCTTGAAGAACAATATCAGTTGCCGCCTTCCTTGAAAGAAAAAGCTCTTGATCAGCACAGGCAGTTGTATGACCTTTATTATAAAAAGATTTGCGAGCTTGAGGATAAAGGGCTTCTGTACCAGAAAATTGATAAGGTTGTAATGACGTTTGGGGTATTTTCAAATATAAATTGGGTATATAGGTGGTTAAATCCTGTGGGGCGACTTCCGGTGGAAGAGGTTGCCAGGCAAATGGCAGATATGCTTTTGCGGTCTGTTTTGAAAAATCAGCCATCAGATATATAA
- the bzdN gene encoding benzoyl-CoA reductase, bzd-type, subunit N, with protein MFSQFKDWYEKRHDYAKDWKNRTGGKVMAYMCTYVPEEILYAADILPVRVFGSHEASDLTEQHIFGMYCPFCRDCVAQVMEGKYDYANGVMIAQACLHMRQVYSSWEIHKPTEFMYYMPFPIAIESPHAKPHLVGEYKVFIEAVEKWTGKKITDQDLDRGIEILNKNRQLMREVYKLRNLDNPPLTGVECMHMTTSSQMVDKREHNKALEKLLKELPSRKMDREAGIRLMIVGSESDDIEFMEMVESLNSTFVADDHCTASRAFWNSVVPQEDRLLAIATRYLERPPCPTKDTTKDFVRFKHVMEMAKEANVEGAVIIQQKFCDPHEIDIPLLRQRFEDNGIRTYFLELDVTVPIGQFKIRIEAFLEMLRADELPY; from the coding sequence ATGTTTAGTCAATTTAAGGATTGGTATGAAAAACGGCATGATTATGCCAAGGATTGGAAGAATAGAACCGGCGGCAAGGTTATGGCTTATATGTGTACCTATGTGCCGGAAGAAATTTTGTACGCCGCCGATATATTGCCGGTCAGGGTTTTTGGCAGCCACGAGGCTTCGGATCTCACTGAGCAGCATATTTTTGGAATGTATTGTCCTTTCTGCCGTGATTGTGTGGCCCAGGTAATGGAAGGCAAGTATGATTATGCTAATGGAGTAATGATCGCACAGGCCTGTTTGCATATGAGGCAGGTTTATTCTAGTTGGGAGATACATAAACCGACTGAGTTCATGTATTATATGCCCTTCCCTATAGCCATAGAAAGTCCGCATGCAAAGCCACATCTTGTTGGAGAATATAAAGTATTTATAGAAGCGGTAGAAAAGTGGACTGGAAAGAAGATTACAGATCAAGACCTGGACCGTGGAATTGAAATTTTAAATAAAAATAGACAATTAATGCGTGAAGTATATAAACTTCGTAATCTGGATAACCCACCGTTGACCGGTGTTGAGTGTATGCACATGACAACTTCCAGCCAGATGGTGGATAAAAGAGAACATAACAAGGCGTTGGAAAAGCTTTTGAAAGAGTTACCTTCGCGGAAAATGGATCGCGAAGCCGGCATCCGCCTGATGATTGTAGGAAGTGAAAGTGATGATATTGAATTCATGGAGATGGTGGAATCTCTAAATAGTACCTTTGTTGCTGATGACCATTGTACTGCCAGTCGGGCTTTCTGGAATAGTGTTGTGCCACAGGAAGACAGATTGCTTGCAATTGCCACCCGGTATCTTGAACGCCCGCCCTGTCCTACCAAGGATACTACCAAAGACTTTGTACGGTTTAAGCATGTTATGGAAATGGCCAAGGAGGCTAATGTTGAAGGTGCTGTTATTATTCAGCAAAAATTCTGCGATCCCCATGAAATCGATATTCCTCTGCTAAGACAACGATTCGAAGATAACGGGATTCGTACCTACTTCCTGGAATTGGATGTTACCGTTCCTATAGGGCAATTCAAGATTAGGATAGAGGCTTTCTTGGAAATGTTAAGAGCGGACGAGCTTCCTTACTAA
- a CDS encoding aldo/keto reductase — translation MLYRTVKKNGDKLSILGFGAMRLPQKNGKIDEERAINQIRHAIDSGVNYVDTAWPYHGGESEPFLGRALSGGYRDKVKLATKLPSWLIKSRQDMDLYLDAQLKKLNTNRIDYYLLHGLNGYLWDSLNALNVLDFLDKAKKDGRIVNAGFSFHGILDDFKRIVDAHPWEFCQIQYNYLDENNQAGKQGLMYAAAKDLGVIIMEPLRGGNLGRPVPPPEIAAIWQKAKQQRTPVEWALRWVWNHPEVTVVLSGMNEESHIEENLAIADTALPNFLTKDELNLIDKAAHTYVDIMKINCTGCGYCLPCPSDVSIPICFETYNDLHMFGNADEAPFLYAVRNCGIATGNPGYASQCVQCDECLEKCPQQINIPEFLEKVVQELEGDNLKQFDTLAKQLFMGSLSQE, via the coding sequence ATGCTTTACAGAACCGTAAAAAAGAACGGCGACAAACTTTCAATATTGGGATTCGGGGCAATGCGCCTTCCTCAAAAAAACGGAAAGATAGATGAAGAACGTGCTATAAACCAGATACGTCATGCTATTGATTCAGGAGTAAATTATGTTGACACGGCCTGGCCATATCATGGGGGAGAAAGCGAACCTTTTTTAGGACGAGCTCTTTCAGGCGGTTACCGGGATAAAGTAAAACTTGCCACAAAACTTCCATCATGGCTCATCAAATCAAGGCAGGATATGGACCTGTATCTTGATGCCCAGCTCAAAAAGCTGAATACCAACCGGATTGACTATTACCTGCTTCATGGTCTGAACGGATATCTCTGGGATTCACTCAATGCGTTAAATGTTTTAGATTTTTTGGACAAGGCAAAAAAGGATGGACGGATTGTAAACGCCGGATTCTCATTTCATGGAATACTGGATGATTTCAAACGGATTGTGGATGCCCACCCCTGGGAATTCTGCCAGATTCAGTATAACTACCTTGATGAAAATAATCAGGCAGGAAAGCAGGGGCTTATGTATGCAGCGGCAAAAGATCTGGGAGTCATCATTATGGAACCTTTGCGGGGAGGAAACCTGGGCAGGCCTGTCCCGCCTCCCGAAATAGCCGCCATATGGCAAAAGGCAAAACAGCAAAGAACTCCTGTGGAATGGGCGCTTCGCTGGGTGTGGAACCATCCGGAAGTTACGGTAGTACTTTCAGGAATGAACGAAGAATCTCACATAGAAGAAAATCTCGCAATTGCTGATACAGCGCTGCCAAACTTTCTTACAAAAGATGAATTGAACCTTATTGATAAAGCAGCCCACACTTATGTGGACATCATGAAAATCAACTGTACCGGATGCGGTTATTGTCTGCCCTGCCCTTCCGATGTTTCGATTCCCATATGTTTTGAAACCTATAATGACTTACATATGTTTGGAAATGCGGATGAAGCCCCATTTTTATATGCTGTGAGAAATTGCGGTATTGCTACCGGAAACCCGGGTTATGCTTCCCAATGCGTGCAGTGCGATGAATGCCTGGAAAAATGTCCTCAGCAAATAAACATACCCGAGTTTTTGGAAAAGGTGGTGCAAGAGCTTGAAGGAGACAACCTGAAACAATTTGATACGCTTGCAAAACAACTTTTCATGGGATCGCTTTCTCAGGAATAA
- a CDS encoding low molecular weight protein arginine phosphatase: MKILFVCTANICRSFMAENIFNKLAAENGLINISVVSAAILDMKGAPADQKAIEILKENGIDVSDHKSTLLTENIVSESDKILVMTHQHKETIAEKYPDAKDKIFLLKSFSISCSEQDDNHFYDIKDPYKLSDFHYRDCFAEIYISIEGLMKYI, encoded by the coding sequence ATGAAGATTCTGTTTGTTTGTACAGCAAATATTTGCCGCAGTTTTATGGCGGAAAATATTTTTAATAAATTAGCTGCTGAAAATGGACTCATTAATATTTCAGTTGTATCGGCAGCAATTCTTGATATGAAAGGGGCGCCTGCAGACCAGAAGGCCATCGAAATACTTAAGGAAAATGGTATTGATGTTTCAGATCACAAATCAACTCTTCTGACTGAAAATATTGTATCAGAATCGGATAAGATACTTGTTATGACTCACCAACATAAAGAAACTATAGCAGAAAAATATCCGGATGCAAAAGATAAGATTTTTCTGCTAAAATCTTTTTCCATAAGCTGCTCAGAACAAGATGACAATCATTTTTATGACATCAAAGATCCCTATAAACTATCAGATTTTCATTATAGGGATTGTTTTGCAGAAATCTATATATCCATTGAAGGCTTGATGAAATACATATAG